A genomic stretch from Desulfolutivibrio sulfodismutans DSM 3696 includes:
- the fdnG gene encoding formate dehydrogenase-N subunit alpha, with translation MKLKRRDFLKLTGGAMAVTAFGGLGFDLTPVHAKAEAAKLAGTKQTTSVCCYCSVGCGLIVSTADGGKGRAVNVEGDPDHPINEGALCPKGASISQLGENDRRLQKVLYRAPYSDKWEEKSWDFALERIAKLTKEARDATFEVKDAKGQVVNRVNGIASVGSAAMDNEECWIYQAMLRAMGLTYIEHQARIUHSATVAALAESFGRGAMTNHWIDLVNSDCIFIIGSNPAENHPISFKWVMRAKERGGKVIHVDPRFTRTSQHADVFARLRSGSDIAFFGGMINYILKNNLIFKDYVVNYTNAAFIVSDKYEFKDGLFSGFNAEKRSYDKSSWAFVKDDKGVPKKDPTLSDPRCVYQIMKKHYERYDLKTVSKISGTPEKDLVEVYKTYAETGKPEKSGTMLYAMGQTQHTVGVQNIRAMTIIQFLLGNIGVAGGGVNALRGEANVQGSTDQGLLYHILPGYLPTPSAAWPTLKDYNAINTPKSADPRSANWWGNRPKYMASFIKSLYPEQELEVGYSWLPKLEPGKDYSWLSLFDAMLKGAFKGFFAWGQNPAASTANANKTREAMSKLDWMVTVNLFDTETGSFWRGPGMDPKKIKTEVFFLPCCVSIEKEGSISNSGRWMQWRYGGPKPLGESKPDGDIIYELFEKIRELYKKDGGAFPDPILNLNWDVATNHAFDAHKVAKRINGYFLKEKTLKVGDADKTFKPGDQVPAFAMLQDDGSTCSGCWVYCASYTDKNMAARRDKTQTEMQAKIGLFPGWTWAWPVNRRIIYNRASVDLNGKPYQPEKAVIAWVDGKWVGDVPDGPWPPMADVEKGRYPFIMTTEGFGQIFGPGRNDGPLPEFYEPLECPVNEHPFSKQLHNPTALIFTGEAEKRAVCDPRYPFICSTYRVTEHWQTGVMTRWTPWLLEAEPQMFVEMSPELAEMRGIKGGEKVIVENMRGQLWAKAIISERIKPFTVMGETIHQVGIPWHYGWVYPKDGGESANLLTPSVGDPNTGIPETKAFMVNVRKA, from the coding sequence ATGAAATTGAAACGCAGGGATTTTCTCAAGCTGACCGGCGGGGCCATGGCCGTCACCGCCTTCGGCGGCCTGGGATTCGACCTCACCCCGGTTCATGCCAAGGCCGAGGCGGCGAAACTGGCCGGGACCAAGCAGACCACCTCGGTGTGCTGCTACTGTTCCGTGGGCTGCGGGCTCATCGTCAGCACCGCCGACGGCGGCAAGGGCCGCGCGGTCAACGTCGAGGGCGATCCGGACCATCCTATCAACGAAGGCGCCCTGTGTCCCAAAGGCGCGTCCATCTCCCAACTCGGCGAAAACGACCGGCGTTTGCAAAAGGTGCTGTACCGCGCCCCGTATTCCGACAAGTGGGAGGAAAAAAGCTGGGATTTCGCCCTGGAGCGCATCGCCAAGCTGACCAAGGAAGCCCGCGACGCCACCTTTGAGGTCAAAGACGCCAAAGGCCAGGTGGTCAACCGGGTGAACGGCATCGCCTCCGTGGGTTCGGCGGCCATGGACAACGAGGAGTGTTGGATCTATCAGGCCATGCTCCGGGCTATGGGCCTTACGTATATCGAGCATCAGGCCCGTATCTGACACAGCGCTACTGTGGCGGCTCTGGCAGAGTCGTTCGGACGCGGCGCGATGACCAATCATTGGATCGATCTGGTCAACAGTGATTGCATTTTCATCATCGGCAGCAACCCTGCCGAAAACCATCCCATCTCGTTTAAGTGGGTCATGCGGGCCAAGGAACGCGGCGGCAAGGTCATCCATGTCGACCCGCGCTTCACCCGCACCTCCCAGCACGCCGACGTCTTCGCCCGTCTGCGCTCGGGCTCGGACATCGCCTTTTTCGGCGGCATGATCAACTACATCCTGAAGAACAACCTGATCTTCAAGGATTACGTGGTCAACTACACCAACGCAGCCTTCATCGTAAGCGACAAATACGAATTCAAGGACGGGCTTTTCTCCGGCTTCAACGCGGAAAAACGCAGCTACGACAAGTCCTCCTGGGCCTTCGTGAAGGACGACAAGGGCGTCCCCAAAAAGGATCCGACCCTGTCCGATCCCCGCTGCGTCTATCAGATCATGAAGAAGCATTACGAGCGCTATGATCTGAAGACCGTGTCCAAGATCTCCGGAACCCCGGAAAAGGATCTGGTGGAGGTCTACAAGACCTACGCCGAGACGGGCAAGCCCGAGAAGTCCGGCACCATGCTTTACGCCATGGGCCAGACCCAGCATACCGTGGGTGTGCAGAACATCCGGGCCATGACCATCATCCAGTTCCTTCTGGGCAACATCGGCGTGGCCGGCGGCGGCGTCAACGCCCTGCGCGGCGAGGCCAACGTCCAGGGGTCCACGGATCAGGGGCTGCTCTATCACATCCTGCCGGGCTACCTGCCGACCCCGAGTGCGGCCTGGCCCACGCTCAAGGACTACAACGCGATAAACACCCCCAAGTCCGCCGATCCCAGAAGCGCCAACTGGTGGGGCAACCGGCCGAAATATATGGCCAGCTTCATCAAGTCCCTGTATCCCGAGCAGGAGCTTGAGGTCGGCTACTCCTGGCTGCCCAAGCTCGAGCCCGGCAAGGACTATTCCTGGCTGTCGCTGTTCGACGCCATGCTGAAAGGCGCCTTCAAGGGCTTTTTCGCCTGGGGCCAGAACCCGGCCGCCAGCACCGCCAACGCCAACAAGACCCGCGAGGCCATGTCCAAACTGGACTGGATGGTCACGGTGAACCTGTTCGACACCGAGACCGGTTCGTTTTGGCGCGGCCCGGGCATGGACCCCAAAAAGATCAAGACCGAGGTCTTTTTCCTGCCCTGCTGCGTGTCCATCGAGAAGGAAGGCTCCATCTCCAACTCCGGCCGCTGGATGCAGTGGCGCTACGGCGGACCCAAGCCCCTGGGCGAGTCCAAGCCCGACGGCGACATCATCTACGAGCTGTTCGAGAAGATTCGCGAGCTCTACAAAAAGGACGGCGGGGCCTTCCCCGATCCCATCCTGAACCTCAACTGGGACGTGGCCACCAACCACGCCTTCGACGCGCACAAGGTGGCCAAGCGCATCAACGGCTACTTCCTCAAGGAAAAGACCTTAAAGGTCGGCGACGCGGACAAGACCTTCAAGCCCGGCGACCAGGTTCCGGCCTTCGCCATGCTGCAGGACGACGGCTCCACCTGCTCGGGCTGCTGGGTCTACTGCGCCTCTTACACCGACAAGAACATGGCCGCCCGCCGCGACAAGACCCAGACCGAGATGCAAGCCAAGATCGGCCTGTTCCCGGGATGGACCTGGGCCTGGCCGGTCAACCGGCGCATCATCTACAACCGCGCCTCCGTGGATCTCAACGGAAAGCCGTATCAGCCCGAGAAGGCGGTCATCGCCTGGGTGGACGGCAAGTGGGTGGGCGATGTGCCCGACGGTCCCTGGCCGCCCATGGCCGACGTGGAAAAGGGCCGGTATCCGTTCATCATGACCACCGAGGGATTTGGCCAGATCTTCGGCCCGGGCCGCAATGACGGTCCTTTGCCGGAGTTCTACGAGCCCCTGGAATGCCCGGTGAACGAGCATCCCTTCTCCAAGCAGCTGCACAACCCCACCGCCCTGATCTTTACGGGCGAGGCCGAGAAACGGGCCGTGTGCGACCCGCGCTATCCGTTCATCTGCTCCACCTACCGGGTCACGGAGCACTGGCAGACGGGCGTCATGACCCGTTGGACGCCGTGGCTGCTTGAGGCCGAGCCGCAGATGTTCGTGGAGATGAGCCCCGAGCTGGCCGAGATGCGCGGCATCAAGGGCGGCGAAAAGGTCATCGTGGAGAACATGCGCGGACAGTTGTGGGCCAAGGCCATCATCTCCGAGCGCATCAAGCCCTTCACGGTGATGGGGGAGACCATCCATCAGGTGGGCATTCCCTGGCACTACGGCTGGGTGTACCCCAAGGATGGCGGCGAATCGGCCAACCTGCTCACCCCCTCCGTGGGCGATCCCAATACCGGCATCCCGGAAACCAAGGCCTTCATGGTCAACGTGCGCAAGGCCTAA